The DNA window TGTAGTAGCGGACGAAGGTCTGGTTCCAACCCTCCCCAACCGCGTCCACACCGCACTCGTATGTGGCGACCTTCTCTCGGGTGGGGTTGGAGGGCCGCACCAGGTAGGTGATCCCCAGGGTGAGGGCCACCAGCAGGACCCCGAATGCGGCGAATGCAGCCACCGCGACGTAGTCCTGGAAGTATTCGCTCACGGTCGTTCCACCCGTCGCCTTGGTCGCCCTGTTCCCGGCCGTTCGAGTCCGGCTCCGCCCCTCCTCAGCCGGTCGGTGCTGGGACCACGGTCACGGCGGCTCGAACCCTGGCGAGTATAGGGACCAACCCGAGACGGATTGAATTCACGCCACGCATGACCTAGTGGTCTGTCTGCGAAACAACCGGGTGCTCTGGCGGCCATCGGCGCCCCGTCGCTTCGTTCCGCTTCCTCAACGTACCCTGCGGGTACGCCTTCGTCAGCGGGCCTTGCGAGGAACACCGCTGCCGACGCTATACCGCACCGCCATTACACAGACAGACCACTAGGACCAAATGCGGGGCCGAGCCGGGTCCGGCACGCCGTCGTCCGGGTGACCGGTGAACCGCTAGCGTTCGGGGGTGACCGAGACCGCCACGCTCCGGATCCCGGACTACTCGGGAGGATCCCTGCCCAACCTCGTCGCCGAGCTGGAATGGCGGCTGACCGGGTCGGCGCCCTTCGATCGGCTCCATCCCCACCTGTCCGACCGGATCCCCGATGCGGCCAGCTACGTGCTGATGATGATCGACGGGCTCGGCGACCACCAGCTCGACCACCCACGGGCCTGGTCCCTGGCGACGGCCCGGCAGGGAACGCTGGACGCCCCCTTCCCGACCACCACCACGGTCAGCCTCGCCACCGTGGCGAGCGGGCTCCCTCCGAGCCGGCATGGCGTGATCGGGCACTTCATGCTGCTGGAAGGCCACCCTTATCCGGTCAACGTGCTCCGGTGGGTGGACAGCACCGGCCGTCCCGTCCCCGTCCGGCGCCACACCATTCCGAGCCCCAACCTGTGGGAGCGGCTGGCGGCCGCCGGCATCGAGCCCATCACCGTGCAGTCACGCGGCTACTCGGGTACTCCCCTTACCCGCGTCCTGTACCGGGGCTGCCGCTTCGAAGGAGTCGACAGCATGTTCGATTTCGTCCAGGCGGTGCTTGACCTGGCCCGGATTCCCGGGCGCCTGGTGTTCGCCTACTTCCCTGACGTGGACATCTCGGCCCACGTCCACGGGTTCGGCAGCGAGGCCTACGCAGATGCCCTCTCGCAGGCAGCCGACGCATGGGAGCGCCTCTCCGCCCTGCTTCCTCCCCGAGTCCGGATGGTGGGCACGGCGGATCACGGGCTGGTCACCATCGAGAAGCCCGGCAAGCACCGGATCCGGAGGCGTCACCATCCTGACCTGGTGCTTTACGGCGATCCTCGCTCGCTCTACGTCCGGGGCGCCGCCGATCGGATCGAGGCCCTGGGAGCCGAGGTACCGGCGACCTGGTACCCGGCGAGGCAGATGGAATCCTGGTGGGGGCCGCTCGGTGATCCGGCGGAGGATGCGGCCCGGCAGGCGAGGCCGGACGGCGCCTTCCTGGCCGGCACCGGCCGGGTGCTGCTTCCCGGCCACATGGACCGGCGCATGGTGGGATATCACGGCGGCCTGGACCCCCGCGAGGTCAGGATCCCCCTGCTGGTGGCCGCCGCCTAGGCGATCGCTACCGGGTGCAGATGGGCTCGAAGCGCATCCCTTGATCCGACACCTGCCGGAGGGCCAGGTCCAGGCCCCGCACGGTGCGGGAACGGTCGCCGCCCCCGTCGTGCATGAGGATGACCCCGCCATCGACCGCGCCCGCCACGATCCGTCCGGCGATCGTGTCCGGGGTCAGGTCGAGCCAGTCATTTGCGCTGGCGCTCCACATGATCACGTCCAGGCCGTGCTCCTCGGCTCTCTGCCGGGCAAGGTCGTCAAGCGCCCCGTAGGGAGGGCGCATGCAGGTGGTGGCGTTGGCGCCAAGGATCTCCTGGGTCCGCTCGAGAGTCCGGTCAATGGCCTCGCCGGACAGCTTGGTCAGGTTCTCGTGGTTCCAGGTGTGGTTGGCCACCGTGTGGCCCTCGAGCAGGATCCTGTTGAACAGGTGAGGGAAGCGCTCGACCATCCTCCCGACCACGAAGAAGGTGGCTCGTGCCCCGTACCGCCGCAGCAGGTCGAGCACCTCGGCGGTGTGCACCGGATGGGGCCCGTCGTCGAAGGTCAGGTAGATCACCGGACCGGAGGGCGGACCGAGGTCGAGGGAGCGGACCGTGGCGGTTATCTCGTAGTCGGCCGGCTGCTCGGCAGTCGAGACCACCTCCAGCAGCCGGGTCGCGCTCGCCGGAAGGACGAGAGATGCTCGTCTCGGCCGCTCTCCCGGCAGGCCGGCCACGTCCTCGCCCAGCCCGGCGTTCAGCCACACGCCGGCGGGCGCTCCGAGCGTGAACGTGTACTGGACGTCGGCCAGCGCATCGAACACGTATGCCCGGCGCTCACCCGGAGCGACCGTACCGGAGATGGTGATCAGGTTCACGCCGGGGGGGAACTCGATGGGCATGCCGGTCGGCGCCGGCGCCGGATCCTCGGGTTCGGTCGCGTCCACCGCCGCGGACGCGGGCGTGGCCTCGGTGTCGGGCCCGGATTCCTCGGGCGTGGCCTCGACGTCGGTGGCGGCCTCGGACTCCGCAGGCACCGCCGCGGCCTCGGTGACCGGCTCGGGCTCGACCACCACCTCCAAGTCCTCGACGACCGGCTCGGGCACCGGCGGTTGCGCCTCCGCTTCGGTCGCCTCAGCGACGGCCGGAGCGGTCGTAACGGAAGCCGGAGCGGTCGTAACGGAAGCCGGAGCGGTCGTAACGGAAGCCGGAGCGGTCGNNNNNNNNNNNNNNNNNNNNNNNNNNNNNNNNNNNNNNNNNNNNNNNNNNNNNNNNNNNNNNNNNNNNNNNNNNNNNNNNNNNNNNNNNNNNNNNNNNNNTAACGGAAGCCGGAGAGGAGGCCGGAACCGGCTCGGGTTCCGGCGGCCGGGTGGATGGAACTGCCGGTTCGGAAGAGGAAGGAGATGGAGTATCCGGCGCCACCGCGGGAGGGGCGGCGGTCGAGCACCCGACAACCAGTCCGGCCAGCACCAGGCCGACCGCTACCCGTCGCGCCCGCCCCCGGCCACCCCTCATGGCTCGATGAGTACCTTGCCGGTGGTGGCGCGCCCTTCGAGCGCCCGGTGGGCGTCGGCGACCGATTCGAGCGGGTACCGCGCGCCGATCCTGATGTCCATCCCATCCTCCACCCAGGCGAAGAGGTCCTCGCACCGAGCCAGCAGGGCTTGGCGGGTGGCTACATGATGGAACAGGGTCGGCCGGGTGAAGAAGATCGAACCGTTGGCGGTGAGATCGAGCGGGTTGATGGGATCCACCGCGCCGGAGGCGTTGCCGAACGCCGCCATCAGCCCGAACGGTCGGAGCAGACCCAGCCCTGCAGGGACCGTCGCCTTCCCGACGCCGTCATAGACGACATCCAGCGGCCTGGCGCCGCCTATCTCCTCCACGCGTTGCGCGAAGTCTTCCTGCGTGTACACGATCACGTGGTCGGCGCCCGCCGCCCTGGACAGCTTCGCCTTGGCCTCGGTTCCCACCGTGGTGTAGACAGTGGCGCCGAGCCGCTTGGCGATCTGGGTGAGCAGCAGCCCGACCCCGCCGGCACCGGCATGGATGAGGCAGGCAGATCCGGGCTCGAGGGGGTAGGTGTCGACCGCCAGGTAATGAGCGGTGAGACCCTGGAGCAAGACCGCCGCGGCCTGGTCCGCCGACACGCCCTCCGGGACCGGCACCAGCTGATCGGCGGGCACCCTGGCTCGTTCCGCGTACGCGCCCGCGGCGGTTCCCCACGCCACCCGGTCTCCCACCGCCACCTCGGTGACGTCCCGACCGACCGAGGCAACCGTACCGGCGCCTTCGAGACCGGGAGTGAACGGAAGCTCGACGGGATAGAGCCCGCTGCGGTGATACGTATCGATGAAGTTCAACCCGGCCGCAGCGACCTCGACCACGGCATCGTTCGGGCCCGGGACGGGGTCGTCGGTCTCCACCAGCTCCAGCACTTCGGGACCGCCCACCTCGGATATCACGATGGCCCGCATCGACACTTCCCTCCCATGCCTTCCGGTTGCAGTAGACGGTAGTCATCGGCCCGATCGTGGCGTGGTAAGTGTCTGTCGATCAGGGGCCGTCCACTGCCCGGCGAAGGGCGGCATCGAGACGCCCGACCACCGACTCCCACGAGAAGTGCTGCTCGGCGCGGGCGCGGGCCGCCGCCCCCATCTCCCGACGCCGCTCGAGGGCCAATCCGACTCCTTCGACGATCTGGCTGGTGGTGACGGCCACGTAACCGGTCACTCCGGGCACCACGGTCTCGGGAGCACCGCCCGACGTACCGGCGATCACGGGGAGCCCGGAGGCGGAGGCCTCCAGGTAGACGATGCCCAGGCCTTCGACCTCCAAGCCGAGCCACCGGGATCGGGCCGGCATCACGAACACGTCGCAGGACCGGTAGAGATCGGGAAGCTCCTCCCAGGCGGCATCGGTCACGATCTCGACCGGAACCGTGGCCCGGGCGGCGCGGTTGCGGAGCCGGCCCTCCAGCCGGCCCTGACCGGCCAGAAGCACCGACACGGGGGTACCGGCGGCGCTGAGCCGCTCGGCGGCCGCCAGCACCCGCAGATGGCCCTTGCGAGGCACCAGACGCGATATGCACCCGATCACGGGCCGGTCACGGCCAGGCGTGGAGGCGCCCGGACTGAAGATGTCGAGGTCCACTCCCGCCCCCAGCACCGTGGTCCGGGCGGCGCCCATCCGCTCCACCCGGCGCGCCGTGTACCGGGAGACCGTCAACACCAGGGAGGCGCGGCGAAACGTCCGGCCGAGAAGCTGTCGGAGACCCGGTACGGCACCCGGCAAAGTCACCTCCGCACCGTGCGCCATCACCACGTAGGGAAGCCCGAACGTCCGGCTGAGGCGAGGACCGAGCTGCGCGAGCGGATGGGGGGCGCCGAACAGCAGGACGTCAGGCTCGAGCTCCCCGATCTGCCCGGCGATCCACTCCCGTACCCGAGGGGTGGGCCACATGAACTTCCAGCCGGATCGGACCACGTGGTCCTCTTCGGGCGCCTCCGGGTGAGCCGGGGCGAGGACCCGGATACAGGCTGAGGAGCACCTGACCAGATTGGACAGGTACTGCTGGATCCCTCCCGGCCGGGGCGGATAGTCGTTGGTGATGAGCAGCACCCGCATCGCGCCCGACGCTACCTGCCATCCACCGACCGCCGGTTCGATCGATTAGCAGGTGTGCTGTCTCACGGGCGACAACCGTTCGGACGCCTCCTCACACCGCAGGAGTCGTGGACCGCGGATCGTCATACAGCTTGCGCCGCGGTCGGAAGCTGACGGATGGCCTCGCCCGCCTTGCGGTCGGCCATGACCAGGTCGTAGTGCGCCTGCAGGTTGAGCCAGAACTGGGGGTCCGTACCGAACCAGCGCCCGAGTCTTAGCGCGGTGTCGCCCGTGACCGAACGCTTGCCGGCAATGATCTGTCCGATCCGATTGGGCGGCACATCGATCTGACGCGCCAGGGCAGTCGGGGTGATGTTCCTCTCCCTGAGTTCGTCCTTGAGTACCAGTCCAGGATGGACAGCCCGTTTCAACATCATGTTCCCGTCCCCCGTTGTCAGTGATAGTCGACTATTTCCACATTCGTCGGTCCCTTGGCCTCAAACCAGATGAAGCAGATACACCATTGCCGGTTGCTTCGGATGGCCCTCAAGTCCTGAAGGGACCCGGCCGCGTTGAGAGTCGCAAGCCGCTTGGCTGCCTGATCCTCGAATCCCTGGAACGCAGCTACGAACTCGCCCCGGGCAAACGCTTCGGTCTTCTTGCATGCGTATC is part of the bacterium genome and encodes:
- a CDS encoding glycosyltransferase family 4 protein — encoded protein: MRVLLITNDYPPRPGGIQQYLSNLVRCSSACIRVLAPAHPEAPEEDHVVRSGWKFMWPTPRVREWIAGQIGELEPDVLLFGAPHPLAQLGPRLSRTFGLPYVVMAHGAEVTLPGAVPGLRQLLGRTFRRASLVLTVSRYTARRVERMGAARTTVLGAGVDLDIFSPGASTPGRDRPVIGCISRLVPRKGHLRVLAAAERLSAAGTPVSVLLAGQGRLEGRLRNRAARATVPVEIVTDAAWEELPDLYRSCDVFVMPARSRWLGLEVEGLGIVYLEASASGLPVIAGTSGGAPETVVPGVTGYVAVTTSQIVEGVGLALERRREMGAAARARAEQHFSWESVVGRLDAALRRAVDGP
- a CDS encoding quinone oxidoreductase — protein: MRAIVISEVGGPEVLELVETDDPVPGPNDAVVEVAAAGLNFIDTYHRSGLYPVELPFTPGLEGAGTVASVGRDVTEVAVGDRVAWGTAAGAYAERARVPADQLVPVPEGVSADQAAAVLLQGLTAHYLAVDTYPLEPGSACLIHAGAGGVGLLLTQIAKRLGATVYTTVGTEAKAKLSRAAGADHVIVYTQEDFAQRVEEIGGARPLDVVYDGVGKATVPAGLGLLRPFGLMAAFGNASGAVDPINPLDLTANGSIFFTRPTLFHHVATRQALLARCEDLFAWVEDGMDIRIGARYPLESVADAHRALEGRATTGKVLIEP
- a CDS encoding polysaccharide deacetylase family protein; the protein is TAPASVTTAPASVTTAPASVTTAPAVAEATEAEAQPPVPEPVVEDLEVVVEPEPVTEAAAVPAESEAATDVEATPEESGPDTEATPASAAVDATEPEDPAPAPTGMPIEFPPGVNLITISGTVAPGERRAYVFDALADVQYTFTLGAPAGVWLNAGLGEDVAGLPGERPRRASLVLPASATRLLEVVSTAEQPADYEITATVRSLDLGPPSGPVIYLTFDDGPHPVHTAEVLDLLRRYGARATFFVVGRMVERFPHLFNRILLEGHTVANHTWNHENLTKLSGEAIDRTLERTQEILGANATTCMRPPYGALDDLARQRAEEHGLDVIMWSASANDWLDLTPDTIAGRIVAGAVDGGVILMHDGGGDRSRTVRGLDLALRQVSDQGMRFEPICTR
- a CDS encoding NADH-quinone oxidoreductase subunit A, translated to MSEYFQDYVAVAAFAAFGVLLVALTLGITYLVRPSNPTREKVATYECGVDAVGEGWNQTFVRYYIFGLLFVVFDVEAVFIFPWAVVSEDLGLPGVIAIVVFILTLLEGLLYAVRKGVLRWE
- a CDS encoding HigA family addiction module antitoxin, giving the protein MLKRAVHPGLVLKDELRERNITPTALARQIDVPPNRIGQIIAGKRSVTGDTALRLGRWFGTDPQFWLNLQAHYDLVMADRKAGEAIRQLPTAAQAV
- a CDS encoding plasmid maintenance system killer protein; the protein is MILGYACKKTEAFARGEFVAAFQGFEDQAAKRLATLNAAGSLQDLRAIRSNRQWCICFIWFEAKGPTNVEIVDYH
- a CDS encoding alkaline phosphatase family protein, which codes for MTETATLRIPDYSGGSLPNLVAELEWRLTGSAPFDRLHPHLSDRIPDAASYVLMMIDGLGDHQLDHPRAWSLATARQGTLDAPFPTTTTVSLATVASGLPPSRHGVIGHFMLLEGHPYPVNVLRWVDSTGRPVPVRRHTIPSPNLWERLAAAGIEPITVQSRGYSGTPLTRVLYRGCRFEGVDSMFDFVQAVLDLARIPGRLVFAYFPDVDISAHVHGFGSEAYADALSQAADAWERLSALLPPRVRMVGTADHGLVTIEKPGKHRIRRRHHPDLVLYGDPRSLYVRGAADRIEALGAEVPATWYPARQMESWWGPLGDPAEDAARQARPDGAFLAGTGRVLLPGHMDRRMVGYHGGLDPREVRIPLLVAAA